The Clostridioides sp. ES-S-0010-02 genome window below encodes:
- a CDS encoding sugar ABC transporter substrate-binding protein, producing MIKLKKILSLAMVAILSTSLLAGCTKKEESKGKDGKEKLVVWSAPLTDHDADAWKPILEKFEKENNCEIEFQIVPWDNYAEKYATAISAGEGPDIGYMYAEMFPQFIEMGAVEDLTPYLEKSGTSDNYLYLDNAKMMGGIYGLPIEAANPGVLYYNKDILEKLGEKPPKTWEDFKRICEKATKDTDGDGKIDQWGLAQGWGSKVFGSLNWNWYPYLWQAGGDIYNDDLKSVKFNNKEGLKAANFINDMKKYIPDNALSKDSNEMVESVFGPGKAAFTIMLSSAATSTFDKSFPDLNWGYVTSLEDKTVGSFASVDDLTLMSACKNKELGFKLLEYMLSKDSMEAFHKEIPRAPVAKGEKYQGDPRFEEMVTKDKNMYRPLTVGPHGVEIYEHLWKQLQMMIAGDKTPEQALNESAKYANELLAQ from the coding sequence ATGATTAAGCTAAAAAAAATTCTTTCTTTAGCCATGGTTGCTATTTTGTCAACATCACTTCTTGCTGGATGTACAAAAAAAGAAGAATCTAAAGGCAAAGATGGCAAAGAAAAATTAGTTGTATGGTCTGCACCGTTAACAGATCATGATGCAGATGCATGGAAACCAATACTTGAGAAATTTGAAAAGGAAAATAACTGTGAAATTGAATTCCAAATAGTACCATGGGATAATTATGCAGAAAAATATGCTACTGCAATCAGTGCAGGTGAGGGGCCAGATATAGGGTATATGTATGCAGAAATGTTTCCTCAATTTATAGAAATGGGAGCAGTTGAAGATTTAACTCCTTATTTAGAAAAATCAGGAACTTCAGATAATTATTTATACTTAGATAATGCAAAAATGATGGGTGGAATTTACGGTTTACCTATAGAAGCTGCTAATCCAGGTGTATTATACTATAATAAAGATATACTAGAAAAATTGGGAGAAAAACCTCCTAAAACGTGGGAAGATTTTAAAAGAATATGTGAAAAAGCAACAAAAGATACTGATGGAGATGGAAAAATAGACCAATGGGGTCTTGCACAAGGTTGGGGTTCTAAAGTGTTTGGTAGTTTGAACTGGAACTGGTATCCATATCTATGGCAAGCTGGTGGAGATATATATAATGATGATTTAAAATCAGTTAAATTTAACAATAAAGAAGGATTAAAAGCTGCAAACTTTATAAATGATATGAAAAAATATATACCAGATAATGCTTTATCAAAAGACAGTAATGAGATGGTTGAAAGTGTATTTGGACCAGGAAAAGCTGCATTTACTATAATGCTGTCTTCTGCTGCTACAAGTACTTTTGATAAATCATTCCCAGACTTAAACTGGGGATATGTAACTTCATTAGAAGATAAAACAGTTGGTAGTTTTGCCTCAGTAGATGATTTAACTTTAATGTCAGCGTGTAAAAACAAAGAACTTGGATTTAAACTTCTTGAATATATGTTAAGCAAAGACTCAATGGAAGCTTTCCATAAAGAGATACCAAGAGCACCAGTTGCTAAAGGTGAAAAATATCAAGGAGATCCAAGATTTGAAGAAATGGTAACAAAAGATAAAAATATGTACAGACCATTAACAGTTGGACCTCATGGAGTAGAAATATATGAACACTTATGGAAACAACTTCAAATGATGATAGCTGGAGACAAAACTCCAGAACAAGCACTAAACGAATCTGCAAAATATGCAAATGAATTGTTAGCACAATAA
- a CDS encoding sigma-E processing peptidase SpoIIGA, with amino-acid sequence MFKGFKGGYMVYIEYYVIENLVINYIIISCTSILTKKYNPRKNKLLGASLGGAYSVAYLYPSMDILFTVPFKIIIMSIITLISFRTKSKKDYAHVALVFYLVNIFISGSTYFVIYFTGISHLKISFLIACTYVSCELLKYIYKDLKMLKYIKELTKTININLLEKSFCCKALVDSGNLLKDPISQSDVIIVKSSVLEGLIPENLLNINYEDIDMKKAQEIICSLDDRTSGRVRIIPYKHAGSNKTSIIIGLKADYVEVDEQKIGNIILGISNFNDREYGAIMNPNILPGF; translated from the coding sequence ATGTTTAAAGGTTTTAAGGGGGGATACATGGTGTATATTGAGTACTATGTTATAGAAAACCTAGTAATAAATTATATTATTATAAGTTGTACTTCTATTCTTACTAAAAAATATAATCCTAGAAAAAATAAGTTGCTGGGGGCTAGTTTAGGAGGAGCCTACTCTGTTGCTTATTTATACCCATCAATGGATATACTATTTACAGTGCCATTTAAAATAATAATCATGAGTATTATAACTTTAATTTCATTTAGGACTAAGAGCAAAAAAGATTATGCTCATGTAGCATTAGTTTTTTATTTAGTAAATATTTTTATTTCTGGAAGTACTTATTTTGTAATTTATTTTACAGGAATAAGCCATTTAAAAATATCTTTTTTAATTGCATGTACTTATGTAAGTTGTGAACTATTAAAGTACATTTACAAAGACTTGAAGATGCTTAAATACATCAAAGAGCTTACGAAGACCATAAATATAAACTTATTAGAAAAAAGCTTTTGCTGTAAGGCATTAGTTGATAGTGGAAATTTATTAAAAGACCCAATAAGTCAAAGTGATGTAATAATAGTCAAATCAAGTGTATTAGAAGGATTGATTCCAGAAAATCTATTAAATATTAACTATGAAGATATAGATATGAAAAAAGCTCAGGAAATTATATGTAGTTTAGATGACAGAACTTCAGGGAGAGTTAGAATAATACCTTATAAACATGCTGGAAGTAATAAGACAAGCATAATAATTGGTCTAAAAGCTGATTATGTAGAGGTAGATGAGCAAAAGATAGGAAATATAATACTTGGTATTTCAAATTTTAATGATAGAGAATATGGGGCAATAATGAATCCAAATATATTGCCTGGATTCTAG
- the sigE gene encoding RNA polymerase sporulation sigma factor SigE: MLRLKERIISFITMLGIKLKIIKPKGIYYMGGANILPPPLKPAEEMELLQKLETDETVKSILIERNLRLVVYISRKFENTGIDVEDLISIGTIGLIKAVNTFKLNKNIKLATYASRCIENEILMYLRKNNKKKTEVSFDEPLNIDLDGNELLLSDVLGTENDEIYKIIEEEIDRDLLVMALDRLSDREKQIMELRFGLIDKGIEKTQKEVAGMLGISQSYISRLEKKIISRLQKEMKKFV, encoded by the coding sequence ATGTTACGATTAAAAGAAAGAATCATAAGCTTTATTACGATGTTAGGTATTAAATTAAAAATAATAAAGCCAAAAGGAATATACTATATGGGTGGAGCCAATATTCTTCCTCCACCACTAAAACCAGCAGAAGAAATGGAACTTTTGCAAAAGCTAGAAACTGATGAAACCGTAAAATCAATTTTAATAGAAAGAAATTTGAGATTAGTAGTCTACATATCAAGAAAATTTGAAAATACAGGGATAGATGTAGAGGATTTAATTTCTATAGGGACTATAGGTTTGATAAAGGCAGTCAATACTTTTAAATTAAATAAAAATATAAAATTAGCAACCTATGCTTCGAGATGTATAGAAAATGAAATACTAATGTATCTAAGAAAAAATAATAAAAAGAAAACGGAGGTATCATTTGATGAGCCTTTAAATATAGACTTAGATGGAAATGAACTTCTATTATCAGATGTTTTAGGTACAGAAAATGATGAAATATATAAAATAATCGAAGAAGAAATAGATAGAGATTTATTGGTTATGGCACTTGACAGATTAAGTGACAGAGAAAAGCAAATTATGGAATTAAGGTTTGGACTTATAGATAAAGGTATTGAAAAAACACAAAAGGAAGTTGCTGGAATGCTTGGAATATCTCAATCCTACATATCTAGACTTGAAAAGAAAATAATTTCAAGATTACAAAAAGAAATGAAAAAATTTGTATAA
- the sigG gene encoding RNA polymerase sporulation sigma factor SigG: MQVNKVEICGVNTSELPVLKNKQMKELLLQIKSGDEEARQQFVRGNLRLVLSVIKKFNNRGENIDDLFQIGCIGLIKAIDNFDLSQNVRFSTYAVPMIIGEIRRYLRDNNPIRVSRSLKDIAYKALQVRERLIRTNSKEPTVSEIAKELELEVESVVMALDAIQDPISLFDPVYQDNGDAIFVMDQVQDKKDTDENWLQEISLKEAIKKLNSREKLVLDLRFYKGRTQIEVADEIGISQAQVSRIEKNALKNMRKYV; this comes from the coding sequence ATGCAAGTTAATAAGGTTGAAATATGTGGTGTTAATACATCTGAACTTCCAGTTCTTAAAAATAAGCAAATGAAGGAACTTTTATTACAAATAAAAAGTGGTGATGAAGAAGCCAGACAACAATTTGTAAGAGGAAATTTAAGGTTAGTCTTGAGTGTAATAAAAAAATTTAACAACAGAGGAGAAAATATAGACGATTTATTTCAAATAGGTTGTATTGGTCTTATAAAAGCTATAGATAATTTTGATTTAAGTCAAAATGTCAGATTTTCAACTTATGCTGTTCCTATGATTATAGGAGAAATTAGAAGATACTTAAGAGACAATAATCCAATCAGAGTTAGTAGATCATTAAAAGATATAGCATATAAGGCACTACAAGTTAGAGAAAGATTAATTAGAACAAATTCAAAAGAACCAACAGTATCAGAAATAGCAAAGGAATTAGAATTAGAAGTAGAGTCAGTTGTAATGGCACTTGATGCTATACAAGATCCAATATCTTTATTTGACCCAGTATATCAAGATAATGGAGATGCCATATTTGTAATGGATCAGGTTCAAGACAAAAAAGATACTGATGAAAACTGGTTGCAAGAAATATCACTTAAGGAAGCTATTAAAAAATTAAATAGTAGAGAAAAGTTGGTATTAGATTTAAGATTTTACAAAGGAAGAACTCAGATAGAAGTTGCTGATGAAATCGGTATATCTCAAGCACAAGTATCAAGAATTGAAAAAAATGCTTTAAAAAATATGAGAAAGTATGTATAA
- a CDS encoding YlmC/YmxH family sporulation protein — protein sequence MIRVSDIMEKEIINVKNGKRMGFIIDIDMDIHEGKVVSFTIFGDGSRSFFSRGGDEEVIFWNDILKIGCDTIIVNIGSELSLDEFDI from the coding sequence ATGATTAGAGTTTCTGATATAATGGAAAAAGAAATTATAAATGTAAAAAATGGAAAAAGGATGGGTTTCATAATCGACATAGATATGGATATTCATGAGGGAAAAGTAGTCTCATTTACCATTTTTGGAGATGGAAGTAGAAGTTTTTTTTCAAGAGGAGGGGATGAAGAAGTTATATTTTGGAATGATATACTTAAAATAGGTTGTGATACAATAATAGTAAATATAGGTTCAGAATTAAGCTTAGATGAATTTGATATATAG
- the nrdR gene encoding transcriptional repressor NrdR: protein MQCPYCNYKESKVIDSRHTDLKSIRRRRECELCKKRFTTYEKIETTPLMVIKKDNSREYFDREKIKYGLLKACEKRPVSVEDIENIVVHIENEINKCFIEEIETKRIGEMVMDKLKDLDEVAYVRFASVYRQFKDINTFVNELKSILIEKGDK, encoded by the coding sequence ATGCAATGTCCTTATTGCAATTATAAAGAATCAAAGGTAATAGATTCTAGACATACAGATTTAAAATCTATTAGAAGAAGACGTGAATGTGAATTATGTAAAAAGAGATTTACTACTTATGAAAAAATAGAAACTACTCCTTTAATGGTTATTAAAAAAGATAATAGTAGAGAGTATTTTGATAGAGAAAAAATAAAATATGGACTATTAAAGGCATGTGAAAAAAGACCTGTATCTGTTGAAGATATTGAGAATATAGTTGTACATATTGAAAATGAAATAAATAAATGCTTTATAGAAGAAATCGAAACCAAAAGAATTGGTGAAATGGTAATGGATAAATTGAAAGATTTAGATGAAGTTGCCTATGTAAGATTTGCTTCTGTGTATAGACAATTTAAAGATATAAATACTTTTGTAAATGAACTTAAAAGTATACTAATAGAAAAAGGAGACAAATGA
- the pgeF gene encoding peptidoglycan editing factor PgeF — protein sequence MMKDYINLKSVEDIKEYVNLSSNCKEIDEKLNSINLVITCKNIDAKSKEDMLRVCKECDLMFENLTSNSQIHSDIVNIVSRENIGQKIEGDALITNLEKVPLLLFTADCVPISIIDAKNKAIGLAHAGWKGTFSNIGHKTIKLMSETYKTAPEDLICIIGPSIGPCCYEVSEELVEKFNTILTNNDEKFYIIKEGSYYLDLWKINEYMLRCSGVKKENIINLNLCTSCRADEFHSYRKHNKASERIGTVLQIK from the coding sequence ATGATGAAAGATTATATAAATCTAAAAAGTGTAGAAGATATTAAAGAGTATGTTAACTTAAGTAGCAATTGTAAAGAAATTGATGAAAAATTAAATTCTATAAATCTAGTTATAACTTGTAAAAATATAGATGCAAAAAGTAAAGAAGACATGTTAAGGGTTTGCAAGGAATGCGATTTAATGTTTGAAAATTTAACTAGTAATTCTCAAATACATTCAGACATAGTTAACATAGTTAGTAGAGAGAATATAGGACAAAAAATAGAAGGAGATGCACTTATAACAAACTTAGAGAAAGTACCACTTTTATTGTTTACAGCAGATTGCGTACCTATATCAATTATAGATGCTAAAAATAAAGCCATAGGACTGGCACATGCTGGCTGGAAAGGTACTTTTAGTAATATAGGTCACAAAACAATAAAATTGATGTCTGAGACTTATAAAACAGCTCCTGAAGATTTGATATGTATAATTGGACCATCAATTGGACCTTGTTGTTATGAAGTTTCTGAGGAGTTAGTAGAAAAATTTAACACAATTCTTACAAATAATGATGAAAAGTTCTATATAATAAAAGAGGGAAGTTACTATTTAGATTTATGGAAAATTAATGAGTATATGCTGAGATGTAGTGGAGTCAAAAAAGAAAATATAATAAATTTAAATCTATGCACTAGTTGTAGAGCAGATGAATTCCACTCTTATAGAAAACATAATAAGGCATCAGAGCGAATAGGAACGGTACTACAGATAAAATAG
- a CDS encoding response regulator transcription factor — protein MNTKVLVIDDEMHIVELLKFNLEVSNYEVSYSYDGFDGFIKAKEVKPDLILLDWMLPNISGIEVLRKIRSDKDLKNIPVIMLTAKNMENDKVEGLEVGADDYITKPFSIKELLARVSSVLRRYNLTSTGEENNILTTGNLKLDLSKHEVTKGSEKIELTLKEFELLKLLIQNKGKVLSRNYLLDKIWGYEYYGETRTVDVHIRYLRKKIEDEDKSEKYIETIRGVGYKID, from the coding sequence ATGAATACTAAAGTGCTTGTTATAGACGATGAAATGCATATAGTTGAGCTATTAAAATTCAATTTGGAGGTGTCAAACTACGAAGTTAGTTATTCATATGATGGATTTGATGGATTTATAAAAGCTAAGGAAGTTAAACCAGATTTAATACTTTTAGATTGGATGCTACCAAATATAAGTGGAATAGAAGTATTGAGAAAAATAAGAAGTGATAAAGACTTGAAAAATATTCCTGTTATAATGCTTACTGCTAAAAATATGGAAAATGACAAGGTTGAAGGGCTTGAAGTAGGTGCTGATGATTATATAACCAAGCCATTTAGTATAAAAGAATTGTTAGCTAGGGTTAGCTCTGTTTTAAGAAGATATAACTTAACTAGTACAGGCGAAGAAAATAATATACTTACCACAGGTAATTTAAAACTAGATTTATCAAAACATGAAGTTACTAAAGGTTCTGAAAAGATAGAGTTAACACTTAAAGAGTTTGAACTGTTAAAATTATTAATTCAGAATAAAGGTAAAGTACTTTCAAGAAACTATCTTTTAGATAAAATATGGGGCTATGAATACTATGGAGAAACTAGAACAGTAGATGTCCATATAAGATATTTAAGAAAAAAAATAGAAGATGAAGATAAATCAGAAAAATATATAGAAACTATAAGAGGTGTAGGATACAAAATAGATTAG
- a CDS encoding PAS domain-containing protein gives MEELNSIYFFIVMLSIAIVILSVRYTVTLRKYLKEFIYVSKKVSNKEFHARLNISAKGELGELARNFNHMIKNMDDTLEEVQYKHLQLRSILKSISHGILAIDVNGNILLINDEAKEMIKSEPNKLVEGHNINAVIKEEEILKQILQFIGSKENETAKITTKDDIVYKIKVDPVYLQNTNNVIIGSIVNIEDITKKVKLENMRSDFVANVSHELKTPLTSISGFVETLKSNENIDANTRNRFLEIIESESDRLKRLIDDILLLSFVENKDTLLMEDVVIYDVFREVYEITQRSASEKNIEVLYKCDDKSINILSNRDYIKQVFLNLVDNAIKYTQDNGIVQVVVLKDEEKIIIKVIDNGVGIPKEDVERIFERFYRVDKARSRDVGGTGLGLAITKHIVKSLNGCIKVKSELGIGSEFIVTILQKNFLK, from the coding sequence GTGGAAGAATTAAATAGCATATATTTTTTTATTGTTATGTTGTCTATAGCCATTGTAATATTGTCTGTAAGATATACAGTAACACTGAGAAAATATTTAAAAGAGTTTATATACGTTTCAAAAAAAGTAAGTAACAAGGAATTTCATGCTAGGTTGAATATATCAGCTAAAGGCGAATTAGGCGAATTAGCCAGAAATTTTAATCATATGATAAAAAATATGGATGATACATTGGAAGAAGTACAATATAAACATTTACAATTAAGGTCTATATTAAAGAGTATATCTCATGGAATTTTAGCTATAGATGTAAATGGAAACATATTATTGATAAATGATGAAGCTAAAGAAATGATAAAGAGTGAACCAAACAAACTAGTTGAAGGACATAATATCAATGCTGTAATAAAAGAAGAAGAAATATTAAAGCAGATACTTCAATTTATAGGTTCTAAAGAAAATGAAACTGCAAAGATTACTACTAAAGATGATATAGTATACAAAATAAAAGTGGATCCAGTTTATCTTCAAAATACCAATAATGTAATAATTGGCTCAATAGTAAACATAGAAGATATTACTAAAAAAGTGAAGCTTGAAAATATGAGAAGTGATTTTGTTGCTAATGTAAGTCATGAACTTAAAACACCACTTACATCTATAAGTGGATTTGTTGAAACGTTAAAATCCAATGAAAATATAGATGCAAACACTAGAAATAGGTTTTTGGAAATAATAGAAAGTGAATCAGACAGATTAAAAAGATTGATTGACGACATATTATTATTATCATTTGTAGAAAATAAAGACACTCTTCTAATGGAAGATGTTGTAATATACGATGTATTTAGAGAAGTATATGAAATAACTCAACGTTCAGCTAGTGAAAAAAACATAGAAGTTTTATATAAATGTGATGATAAATCAATAAACATACTTTCTAATAGAGATTATATCAAACAAGTATTTTTAAATTTAGTTGATAATGCTATAAAATATACTCAAGATAATGGTATTGTACAAGTGGTAGTTTTAAAAGATGAAGAAAAAATAATAATCAAAGTTATAGATAATGGTGTTGGAATACCAAAAGAAGATGTAGAACGTATCTTTGAACGCTTCTATAGAGTAGATAAAGCAAGAAGTAGAGATGTAGGAGGAACGGGTTTAGGATTGGCTATAACGAAGCATATAGTCAAATCATTAAATGGATGTATAAAAGTAAAAAGTGAACTTGGTATTGGTAGCGAATTTATTGTTACAATCCTACAAAAAAATTTCCTTAAATAG
- a CDS encoding YIEGIA family protein — protein MEESLLGANLFRHSFIVAVIIGILCRGLVLRVTDKQYPSRPQDYLEQIIISGLSASLGAIALPALIDKEFAALTFFAVAIQQFQGLAEQERITLKNIDNEELVPKGDAYVEEIASTYESRSYISLFSALVSSIVYITVSKRYDLSFIYCTILAVIAGALVGLIFRRFLRRNSIADIADIVPAEVSFEGPILKVNGVIITNIGLENTREKYKNECLAIEIIPRDLGAFGIVNDIGQRQAIIHNLFIHMGIDKDVDEVDIVAISKTNLEKSTVVIPYIPIIKDIDVMIDVVKSTPIIETSKGKQSDFSRKTL, from the coding sequence ATGGAAGAAAGCTTATTAGGTGCCAATTTATTTAGACACTCTTTTATAGTAGCAGTAATTATAGGAATATTATGTAGAGGATTAGTTTTAAGAGTTACAGACAAGCAATACCCATCGAGACCACAAGATTATTTAGAGCAAATAATAATATCAGGGCTTTCAGCTTCATTGGGTGCAATAGCATTACCTGCACTTATAGATAAGGAGTTTGCAGCATTAACATTTTTTGCAGTAGCGATACAACAATTTCAAGGTCTTGCAGAGCAGGAAAGAATAACATTAAAAAATATAGACAATGAAGAATTAGTACCAAAGGGAGATGCTTATGTAGAAGAAATAGCATCTACGTATGAATCTAGAAGTTATATCAGTCTTTTTTCTGCATTAGTATCTTCTATAGTTTATATTACTGTTTCAAAACGATATGACCTTAGCTTTATTTATTGTACAATACTAGCTGTTATAGCAGGAGCTTTGGTTGGTTTAATTTTTAGAAGGTTTCTAAGACGAAATAGTATAGCAGATATAGCAGATATAGTTCCTGCTGAAGTAAGTTTTGAAGGGCCTATTTTAAAAGTAAATGGTGTAATAATAACCAATATAGGTTTAGAGAATACAAGAGAAAAATATAAAAATGAATGTTTAGCTATAGAAATTATACCAAGAGATTTGGGTGCATTTGGGATAGTAAATGATATAGGACAAAGACAAGCTATAATACATAATCTATTTATTCATATGGGTATAGATAAAGATGTAGATGAGGTTGATATTGTAGCTATATCTAAAACTAACTTAGAAAAAAGCACTGTGGTTATACCATATATACCAATAATCAAGGATATAGATGTAATGATAGATGTAGTAAAAAGTACTCCTATCATAGAGACATCAAAAGGAAAACAGAGTGATTTTTCTAGAAAGACTTTGTAG
- a CDS encoding YIEGIA family protein, translated as MDRVFFVAVIIGITSRVIMLNLDQKQYPTQPNVLLSQLILAFVASALGALLVPALINRSYTSITFLSLAAEQFRQVRANRRNTLQNLEEVQLVKRGAAFIEEIARTYEVRNYMCIVTSFLTIGLYYVIIEETKISEGMSLIISSICGLLLAFILKKLLTRKSIGDIADVMPADISFVNESILKVGDLKGITNIGLKSDREVYINRGVGIQIIPKNRDYANAGILFDSGQRQAIVYNIYSRLGLYGDYEEPAFVPLPRRNKDDESIMIAYLPIDRNVEKVMEAVKSCPILSSSKGKNLSLKNYKIGKKGSA; from the coding sequence ATGGATAGAGTATTTTTTGTTGCAGTTATTATTGGTATAACATCAAGAGTTATAATGTTGAATTTAGACCAAAAACAGTACCCTACACAACCAAATGTTTTACTATCTCAGCTCATATTAGCCTTTGTTGCTTCGGCATTAGGAGCATTACTAGTTCCAGCTCTTATAAATCGTTCTTATACATCGATAACATTTTTATCTTTGGCAGCAGAACAGTTTAGACAAGTAAGAGCAAATAGAAGGAATACATTACAAAACTTAGAAGAAGTTCAACTTGTAAAAAGAGGAGCTGCATTTATAGAAGAGATAGCTAGAACTTATGAAGTAAGAAATTATATGTGCATAGTTACATCTTTTTTAACAATAGGATTATATTATGTAATTATTGAAGAAACTAAAATAAGTGAAGGTATGAGTTTGATAATAAGTTCAATTTGTGGTTTATTATTAGCTTTCATACTTAAAAAACTTCTTACTAGAAAAAGTATTGGAGATATAGCTGATGTAATGCCTGCTGATATTAGCTTCGTAAATGAATCTATATTGAAGGTGGGAGATTTAAAAGGAATAACAAATATAGGTCTAAAAAGTGATAGAGAAGTATATATTAATAGAGGTGTAGGAATACAAATAATTCCTAAAAATAGAGATTATGCTAATGCAGGAATATTATTTGATTCGGGTCAAAGACAAGCTATAGTGTACAATATATATTCAAGATTAGGTTTATATGGAGATTATGAAGAACCTGCATTTGTACCATTACCTAGACGAAATAAAGATGATGAAAGTATAATGATTGCTTATTTACCAATAGATAGGAATGTTGAAAAGGTAATGGAAGCTGTAAAATCATGTCCAATACTTTCAAGTTCTAAAGGTAAAAACTTATCACTGAAAAACTATAAAATAGGAAAGAAAGGAAGTGCATAA
- a CDS encoding DUF512 domain-containing protein, whose product MEVNVKKINNIISKVYKDSIAEEIGIEVGDLLISVNEQPIHDIIEYRFLLSDEYLEVEIQKKDGEVYIYEIEKDYDEDLGVEFTNPIIDQAKSCRNKCMFCFIDQLPEGMRETLYFKDDDSRLSFLQGNFVTLTNMSEEDINNIIKYRISPINISVHTTNPELRQKMISNKFAGKLYGIMKRLADAHIEMNCQIVLCPGINDGKELDRTIKELAQLYPYVNSVAIVPVGITKHRENLVELNIFDNKGASKTIEQIHEIQQIYLEKIGTRFAFLSDEFYILSSRELPGYEEYEGFLQFEDGVGMIRKLKTDIEEYLNTLSENILKRDKKVSIATGHSAYEFIQSMADAMMDKFKNLQIDVYEIKNKFFGETITVSGLLTAKDLKEQLEHKELGEALYITRSMLKADEEIFLDNIELNQLEELMKIKIIPCLNEGKDFVDKILK is encoded by the coding sequence ATGGAAGTAAATGTAAAAAAAATAAATAATATTATAAGTAAAGTTTACAAAGATAGTATTGCAGAAGAAATAGGTATAGAAGTAGGAGATTTACTTATATCTGTAAATGAACAGCCAATACATGATATAATAGAGTATAGATTCTTACTAAGTGATGAGTATTTAGAGGTAGAGATACAAAAAAAAGATGGCGAAGTCTACATATATGAGATAGAAAAAGACTATGATGAAGATTTGGGTGTTGAATTTACAAATCCAATAATTGACCAAGCTAAAAGTTGTAGAAATAAATGTATGTTTTGTTTTATAGACCAATTGCCAGAAGGAATGAGAGAAACACTTTATTTTAAAGATGATGACTCAAGATTGTCTTTTTTACAAGGAAATTTTGTTACACTTACAAATATGAGCGAAGAAGATATAAATAATATAATTAAATACAGAATAAGTCCTATAAATATATCTGTGCACACAACTAATCCAGAATTAAGACAAAAAATGATAAGTAATAAATTTGCAGGAAAATTATATGGTATAATGAAGAGATTGGCAGATGCTCATATAGAGATGAACTGTCAAATTGTTTTATGTCCAGGTATAAATGATGGAAAGGAATTGGATAGAACAATAAAAGAATTAGCTCAACTTTATCCATATGTAAATAGTGTTGCTATAGTTCCAGTTGGAATTACAAAGCATAGAGAAAATTTAGTAGAATTAAATATATTTGATAATAAGGGTGCAAGTAAAACTATAGAGCAAATACATGAAATACAACAGATATATCTTGAGAAAATAGGAACTCGATTTGCATTTTTATCAGATGAATTTTATATATTATCTAGTAGAGAATTGCCTGGATATGAAGAGTATGAAGGATTTTTACAGTTTGAAGATGGTGTAGGTATGATACGTAAGTTAAAAACAGATATTGAAGAGTATCTAAACACATTGTCTGAGAATATTCTCAAAAGAGATAAAAAGGTATCAATAGCTACTGGACATTCTGCATATGAATTTATACAAAGTATGGCAGATGCTATGATGGACAAGTTTAAAAATCTTCAAATAGATGTTTATGAAATAAAAAACAAGTTTTTTGGAGAAACAATAACAGTATCAGGCCTTTTAACAGCTAAAGATTTAAAAGAGCAACTTGAGCATAAGGAATTGGGAGAAGCTCTTTATATAACAAGAAGTATGTTAAAAGCAGATGAAGAAATTTTCTTAGATAATATTGAACTAAATCAGTTAGAAGAACTTATGAAAATAAAAATTATCCCATGTTTAAATGAAGGAAAAGATTTTGTGGATAAAATTTTAAAATAG